In Phytoactinopolyspora mesophila, the following are encoded in one genomic region:
- a CDS encoding dihydroxy-acid dehydratase has protein sequence MELRSNFPANSAHAVTRRAQWVSLGIDPADLDRPKVAIVNTSNDLAACFAHLDGLVSVLKDELRALGMLPFEIRTAAPSDFITNAGRGGRYVLPARDLVANDIEVMVEGAQLDAMICLSSCDKTTPAHLMAAGRLNVPAVIVPCGYQRSGLAEGGEADVEEIFLRAAQQALDGKADGSLLELADGAIRGPGVCSGLATANSMHMAAEALGMAVTGSAPVRALSDRMWDGVRRAARAVANLVENDVRPRDIITAASITNAVRTMLAVGGSINTVKHLQAVAVETGLDIDVWEAYRVLGRETPTLCSIRPNGADLIEDLEDAGGAATVLRELLPLLDGDQLTVDGRTLAENAAAARPGDGAVIRGLNDPFSTDPSIVVLRGTLAEHGAVVKRPIPDPGPRRFRGPAKVFHSREEGVAAVAANKIQAGDVAIIRGIGVTGGPAMGMISAFIFALDGRGLASEVAVVTDGQMSGLVNHGIGVGEVSPEAAAGGALGLVKDGDLIEIDLADGRIDLLVDPEVLAARPPFTPREQVETTGLLDQYRATVQPLACGAVLSPRLGPTPGARR, from the coding sequence GTGGAGCTACGCAGCAACTTTCCGGCGAACAGCGCCCACGCGGTGACCCGCCGCGCCCAGTGGGTCTCACTCGGGATCGACCCAGCCGACCTCGATCGCCCCAAGGTGGCGATCGTCAACACGTCGAACGATCTCGCGGCATGCTTCGCACATCTGGACGGCCTCGTGTCCGTGCTCAAAGACGAACTTCGAGCCCTGGGCATGTTGCCATTCGAGATCCGTACCGCGGCGCCGTCGGACTTCATCACCAACGCCGGACGAGGCGGGCGTTATGTGCTGCCCGCCCGGGATCTGGTGGCCAACGACATCGAGGTCATGGTCGAAGGCGCTCAGCTCGACGCCATGATCTGCCTGAGTTCATGCGACAAGACCACCCCGGCACACCTCATGGCCGCGGGCCGGCTCAATGTGCCGGCAGTCATCGTCCCGTGTGGTTACCAGCGCAGTGGCCTCGCCGAAGGCGGCGAGGCCGACGTCGAGGAAATCTTCCTCCGCGCCGCCCAGCAAGCGCTCGACGGGAAGGCCGACGGTTCACTGCTCGAGCTGGCTGACGGCGCGATCCGCGGTCCAGGAGTATGTTCCGGTCTGGCCACCGCGAACTCGATGCATATGGCCGCCGAGGCACTCGGTATGGCGGTCACCGGCTCGGCTCCCGTGCGGGCGCTCAGCGACCGGATGTGGGACGGCGTGCGTCGCGCGGCCCGGGCAGTGGCGAACTTGGTGGAGAACGACGTACGCCCCCGCGACATCATCACGGCCGCCTCGATCACCAACGCGGTCCGGACCATGCTCGCCGTCGGCGGCTCGATCAATACCGTCAAGCACCTGCAGGCCGTGGCGGTGGAGACCGGCCTCGACATCGACGTCTGGGAGGCCTACCGGGTGCTCGGCCGCGAGACACCCACACTCTGTTCGATCCGGCCGAACGGCGCCGACCTCATCGAGGACCTCGAAGACGCTGGTGGCGCGGCCACGGTGCTGCGCGAACTGCTCCCGCTGCTCGACGGCGACCAGCTCACCGTCGACGGCCGCACCCTCGCCGAGAACGCCGCGGCGGCACGTCCCGGCGATGGCGCCGTCATCCGCGGTCTGAACGACCCGTTCTCGACCGACCCGTCGATCGTGGTCCTGCGGGGCACGCTGGCCGAGCACGGGGCCGTCGTCAAGCGGCCGATCCCCGATCCAGGCCCGCGCCGCTTCCGCGGACCCGCCAAGGTCTTCCACTCCCGCGAGGAAGGAGTGGCGGCGGTCGCCGCGAACAAGATCCAGGCTGGCGACGTCGCGATCATTCGCGGTATCGGCGTCACCGGTGGCCCCGCCATGGGCATGATCTCGGCGTTCATCTTCGCCCTCGACGGCCGCGGTCTCGCGTCGGAGGTCGCCGTCGTCACCGATGGTCAGATGAGCGGGCTGGTCAACCACGGAATCGGAGTCGGTGAGGTCTCGCCGGAGGCCGCGGCCGGCGGCGCGCTCGGCCTGGTGAAAGACGGCGACCTCATCGAGATCGACCTCGCCGACGGCCGGATCGACCTGCTGGTCGACCCGGAGGTGCTCGCCGCCCGGCCACCGTTCACCCCGCGGGAGCAGGTCGAAACCACCGGGCTGCTCGACCAGTACCGCGCCACCGTCCAGCCGCTGGCCTGCGGCGCCGTCCTTAGCCCCCGCCTTGGCCCGACCCCAGGAGCACGTCGATGA
- a CDS encoding FAD-dependent oxidoreductase has translation MSLTVPEPPRDVPVIGEYEVVVVGGGPAGLMAATAASRAGRSTLLVERYGFLGGAGTMGGLSTFCGLHARVHGEHRRVVHGYADELLDRLRALDGLNDAHMSVQDRIAAQAFDISAYKIAADELVLSGGGQLLFHALAVGLALRDGTGGTEIDAVIVESKSGRHAIRGQIFIDGSGDGDLAYWSGAPTETSEKLLYPSLMFRINGVDAERAGEAWKTVARLMDEAEAAGTHRFPRKKPIVRPQRNHLEWRSNLTQLSNDDGSPVNGTDVRELTHGEIQGRRQVRETFDFIKSVTPGFEDSYVVDIAPQVGIRETRRIIGTYQLGEEDILHCVDFPDTIGVNGWPVEAHVAGTVEFRFPVAEDSRGFNQLPFRMIVPQGVDNLYVVGRCASMTQWGQSSARVTGPCFVMGQAAGTAADLALSAKVATGNIDVAMLQNRLRADGVYLGTELAPDDIPVGIA, from the coding sequence ATGAGCCTGACCGTCCCCGAGCCCCCGCGAGACGTGCCGGTCATCGGTGAATATGAGGTCGTGGTCGTGGGCGGCGGACCCGCCGGGCTCATGGCGGCGACAGCGGCCTCCCGGGCCGGCCGGTCCACGCTGCTGGTCGAACGCTACGGCTTTCTGGGCGGTGCCGGGACGATGGGTGGCCTGTCGACGTTCTGCGGTCTGCATGCCAGGGTCCACGGCGAGCATCGGCGGGTGGTGCATGGCTACGCCGACGAGCTGCTGGACCGCCTGCGCGCCCTGGACGGACTCAACGACGCTCACATGTCTGTCCAGGACCGCATCGCCGCGCAGGCGTTCGACATCTCCGCGTACAAGATCGCCGCTGATGAGCTGGTGCTCTCCGGTGGCGGGCAGCTTCTCTTCCATGCTCTGGCCGTCGGGCTGGCGCTGCGCGACGGCACGGGCGGGACCGAGATCGACGCGGTGATCGTCGAGTCGAAGTCCGGGCGCCACGCCATCCGCGGCCAGATCTTCATCGACGGCTCGGGGGACGGCGACCTCGCCTATTGGTCCGGCGCCCCGACCGAGACCTCGGAGAAGCTGCTCTACCCGTCGCTGATGTTCCGCATCAACGGGGTGGACGCGGAGCGGGCCGGCGAGGCGTGGAAAACCGTCGCGCGGCTCATGGATGAGGCCGAAGCCGCCGGCACACATCGTTTTCCGCGGAAGAAGCCCATCGTGCGGCCGCAGCGCAACCACCTCGAGTGGCGCTCGAACCTCACCCAGCTCAGCAACGACGACGGATCACCGGTGAACGGCACCGACGTGCGCGAGCTCACCCACGGCGAGATCCAGGGCCGGCGACAAGTGCGTGAGACGTTCGATTTCATCAAGTCGGTGACGCCCGGCTTCGAAGACTCCTACGTCGTCGACATCGCCCCGCAGGTGGGGATCCGCGAGACCCGGCGCATCATCGGCACGTATCAGTTGGGGGAAGAAGACATCCTGCATTGCGTTGACTTCCCCGACACGATCGGGGTCAACGGCTGGCCGGTGGAGGCGCATGTGGCGGGCACCGTCGAATTCCGGTTCCCGGTAGCCGAAGACTCGCGCGGGTTCAACCAGCTCCCGTTCCGGATGATCGTTCCGCAGGGCGTGGACAACCTGTACGTCGTGGGCCGGTGCGCCTCGATGACGCAGTGGGGCCAGTCGTCCGCCCGGGTGACCGGTCCGTGTTTCGTCATGGGACAGGCCGCGGGCACCGCCGCCGACCTCGCACTCTCGGCCAAGGTCGCGACCGGGAACATCGACGTCGCCATGCTCCAGAACCGGCTCCGGGCCGACGGCGTTTACCTCGGCACCGAGCTGGCCCCCGACGACATCCCGGTCGGGATCGCCTGA
- a CDS encoding aconitase X, with translation MLLTDEEKRMRDGEEGAAVAAAMDLLVRYGEALGAERLCETRNVAGTMTQPSPAKARLVEEGGWAKAFAVINLDCDDDIDIPRMKVPTCQLQHGFGPDARGLTGYPDANIELQRDAEAYYSDKGVNILATCTPYQVGNLPVRGEHCAWMESSAVVYCNSVLGARTNCEGAASTGAASLTGRIPYWGNHLPENRFGTHLVHTDVELATFAEWGLFGYFVGGAVGEGRPVVTGSWAQPDLADLKHFGAAAATSGGVELYHIPGITPEARSVEDACSGRAPKDAAGYGPRERQQVYERLNDQGSSTDVDFVLLGCPHASLEQIEAVARRLEQRKIHPDVELWIMTPPALRAAAARSGYDRVITEAGGRLLTDSCPAMSKAAPDGTRVFASDSAKQVHYLPAILGIEGWFGTLDECVDAAITGVWRGQLGGR, from the coding sequence ATGCTCCTCACCGACGAAGAGAAGCGGATGCGCGACGGCGAGGAAGGCGCCGCTGTCGCCGCCGCCATGGATCTGCTCGTGCGGTATGGCGAGGCGCTGGGAGCCGAACGGCTCTGCGAGACACGCAACGTCGCGGGCACCATGACGCAGCCGTCCCCGGCCAAGGCGAGACTCGTCGAGGAGGGCGGCTGGGCGAAGGCCTTCGCCGTCATCAATCTCGACTGCGACGACGACATCGACATCCCCCGGATGAAGGTTCCGACCTGCCAGCTGCAGCATGGCTTCGGCCCGGACGCGCGTGGCCTGACCGGTTATCCCGATGCGAACATCGAGCTGCAGCGCGACGCCGAGGCGTACTACAGCGACAAGGGTGTGAACATCCTCGCCACCTGCACGCCGTATCAGGTGGGAAACCTGCCCGTCCGCGGGGAACATTGCGCCTGGATGGAGTCCTCCGCGGTGGTGTACTGCAACTCGGTGCTCGGCGCCCGGACCAACTGCGAGGGCGCGGCGTCGACCGGTGCCGCGAGCCTGACCGGTCGCATCCCGTACTGGGGCAACCACCTCCCGGAGAACCGCTTCGGCACCCATCTCGTCCACACGGACGTCGAGCTCGCCACATTCGCCGAATGGGGCCTGTTCGGGTACTTCGTCGGTGGGGCTGTCGGCGAGGGACGCCCCGTCGTCACCGGTAGCTGGGCACAGCCAGACCTGGCCGATCTCAAGCACTTCGGTGCGGCCGCCGCGACCAGCGGAGGAGTGGAGCTGTACCACATCCCGGGCATCACACCCGAGGCGAGAAGCGTCGAGGACGCATGCTCTGGTCGTGCGCCGAAGGACGCGGCCGGCTACGGGCCACGCGAGAGGCAACAGGTCTACGAGCGGCTCAACGACCAGGGATCCTCGACCGACGTCGACTTCGTTCTGCTCGGCTGCCCACACGCGTCGCTGGAGCAGATCGAGGCCGTCGCGCGCCGCCTGGAGCAACGGAAGATCCACCCTGACGTCGAGTTGTGGATCATGACGCCGCCCGCCTTGCGCGCCGCGGCGGCGCGCAGCGGGTATGACCGCGTGATAACCGAGGCTGGTGGGAGACTGCTCACCGACTCCTGCCCTGCCATGTCGAAGGCGGCGCCGGACGGGACGCGCGTCTTTGCCTCCGACAGCGCCAAGCAGGTGCATTACCTCCCCGCCATCCTCGGCATCGAGGGTTGGTTCGGCACGCTGGACGAATGCGTCGACGCCGCGATCACCGGCGTATGGCGCGGGCAGTTGGGAGGTCGCTGA
- a CDS encoding aconitase X swivel domain-containing protein — translation MAEGPALVSTEEISGFGGIDPARGVIIEPRHELFGQCFTGVVLVFPGAKGSSGWAGFFQSTRLMGTAPLAMVFNTVTTKAVLGAIVTRVPTVVECDRDPTSLFRTGNRVRVDADTGLVTVLDDE, via the coding sequence GTGGCCGAAGGACCCGCATTGGTCTCCACCGAAGAGATCTCCGGGTTCGGAGGAATCGACCCCGCCCGCGGTGTGATCATCGAACCCCGGCACGAATTGTTCGGGCAGTGCTTCACCGGCGTTGTGCTCGTCTTCCCCGGCGCGAAAGGGTCCTCCGGCTGGGCCGGCTTCTTCCAGAGCACCCGCCTGATGGGCACCGCTCCCCTGGCGATGGTCTTCAACACCGTCACGACCAAAGCCGTGCTCGGCGCCATCGTCACCCGGGTGCCCACCGTCGTCGAGTGCGACCGGGACCCGACCAGCCTGTTCCGCACCGGCAACCGGGTGCGCGTTGACGCCGATACCGGCCTCGTCACCGTGCTCGACGACGAGTGA
- the mftF gene encoding mycofactocin biosynthesis glycosyltransferase MftF (Members of this protein family, MftF, are glycosyltransferases, members of PF00535 (glycosyl transferase family 2). The encoding gene is found as part of the mycofactocin cassette, in Mycobacterium tuberculosis, many other Actinobacteria, and occasional members of other lineages. Mycofactocin itself, a putative redox carrier, is a heavily modified derivative of the C-terminal Val-Tyr dipeptide of the mycofactocin precursor MftA (TIGR03969).), whose amino-acid sequence MRLNRHTRVTDGGRVLYGGAPARVSRLRPAAASLIRERSFTITDAASRALAEYLIEAGLADPEPESLPPVSLTDVTVVIPAWRRPRQLERLLSSVRDHIGAVRVLVVDDCSGAESQRVADVAGRHSAELIGMKENRGPADARNAGLARVTTPFVLFVDTDAVLRPGAVELLLRHFADSRLAAVAPRVSGLTEPGANWILRYENARSSLDHGTYPSLVRPHSPMAWVSTTCLLARTSALGGGFGAGMRVAEDVDLVWRLVAEGWRVRYEPRAVIEHEHRGAPRAWLGRKFTYGTGAAALARRHPGLAAPAVLSPWTAAVLVTLAAQRRWSVPVAGAVTAVAASHISRRIGSTDDPHALAVRLTGHGLVAATAQGFALAVRHWWPAFALAAWGSSRARRMIAVAAVADAAWEYARLRPGLDPLRFAAARRLDDLAYGAGVWWGAWRARSAAALLPVVTRRRAR is encoded by the coding sequence GTGCGACTCAACCGGCATACCCGCGTCACAGATGGCGGCCGTGTTCTGTACGGTGGGGCGCCGGCACGCGTCAGCCGACTGCGCCCGGCCGCTGCCAGCCTGATCCGCGAGCGTAGTTTCACGATCACCGACGCGGCCTCGCGTGCTCTCGCCGAGTATCTGATCGAGGCCGGGCTCGCCGATCCGGAGCCGGAGTCGCTCCCACCGGTGAGCCTCACCGACGTCACCGTCGTGATCCCGGCGTGGCGGCGGCCACGCCAGCTCGAACGCCTACTGAGCAGCGTCCGCGACCACATCGGTGCGGTCCGGGTGCTCGTCGTGGACGACTGTTCCGGCGCCGAATCGCAGAGGGTCGCCGACGTCGCGGGCCGGCACTCTGCCGAGCTCATCGGGATGAAGGAGAACCGCGGCCCGGCCGACGCCCGCAACGCCGGGCTGGCCCGGGTGACGACGCCGTTCGTGCTCTTCGTCGACACCGACGCCGTGCTCCGTCCGGGGGCCGTCGAGCTGCTGCTGCGGCATTTCGCCGACTCCCGGCTCGCCGCGGTCGCCCCTCGGGTGTCGGGGCTGACTGAACCTGGTGCGAATTGGATCTTGCGCTACGAGAACGCCCGGTCTTCGCTCGACCACGGAACCTACCCGTCTCTGGTGCGCCCGCACTCGCCGATGGCCTGGGTGTCCACGACCTGCTTGCTGGCTCGCACGTCGGCGCTCGGGGGTGGCTTCGGCGCCGGTATGCGGGTGGCCGAGGACGTCGATCTCGTCTGGCGCCTGGTCGCCGAAGGATGGCGGGTCCGCTACGAGCCGCGGGCGGTCATCGAGCACGAGCACCGGGGGGCGCCCAGGGCCTGGCTCGGGCGCAAATTCACTTATGGGACCGGTGCCGCGGCGCTCGCGCGACGGCATCCGGGCCTGGCCGCACCTGCGGTGCTCTCACCGTGGACGGCCGCCGTGCTGGTGACCCTCGCCGCCCAGCGCAGGTGGTCTGTCCCGGTGGCCGGAGCGGTCACGGCCGTGGCGGCGTCGCACATCTCCCGGCGGATCGGCTCGACCGATGACCCCCATGCACTCGCCGTCCGGCTCACCGGTCACGGGCTGGTCGCGGCGACTGCGCAGGGGTTCGCGCTCGCCGTGCGCCACTGGTGGCCCGCGTTCGCGCTGGCAGCGTGGGGTTCGTCGCGGGCGCGGCGGATGATCGCCGTCGCCGCGGTGGCCGATGCCGCCTGGGAGTACGCCCGGTTGCGGCCTGGTCTGGACCCGCTGCGCTTCGCCGCCGCACGCCGCCTGGACGACCTCGCTTACGGCGCCGGCGTGTGGTGGGGAGCTTGGCGCGCGCGGTCCGCTGCCGCGCTGCTGCCCGTCGTCACTCGTCGTCGAGCACGGTGA
- the mftE gene encoding mycofactocin biosynthesis peptidyl-dipeptidase MftE produces MADRPWPGVGRPVVVLPLGSTEQHGPHLPLDTDTVIATAVARGVADRIAATGADVVVAPSMSYGASGEHEQFAGTVSLGREALEHLLVEYGRSACRWAGRLVIVNGHGGNVEALRNAVQRLVSEGRDVSWALCWPDDATAAPTLDAHAGRVETSLMLHLEPARVLIDRAEPGNVTPLNELLPTLRRSGVAAVAPNGVLGDPRGASAAEGARLLQAMIDTVWRHLARQGTPHAPT; encoded by the coding sequence TTGGCCGACCGGCCATGGCCGGGCGTCGGGCGACCCGTGGTCGTGCTGCCGCTCGGCTCGACCGAGCAGCACGGGCCCCATCTGCCGCTCGACACAGACACGGTCATCGCCACGGCCGTCGCTCGGGGAGTCGCGGACCGCATCGCCGCAACGGGCGCCGACGTCGTCGTCGCGCCATCGATGTCATATGGAGCCAGCGGCGAGCACGAGCAGTTCGCCGGCACCGTGTCTCTGGGACGTGAAGCACTCGAGCACCTGCTGGTCGAGTACGGCCGTTCGGCCTGCCGATGGGCGGGGCGGCTGGTGATCGTGAACGGGCACGGCGGGAACGTCGAGGCGCTGCGCAACGCCGTCCAACGGCTGGTGAGCGAAGGCCGCGATGTCAGCTGGGCTCTGTGCTGGCCCGACGACGCGACGGCGGCCCCCACGCTTGACGCACACGCCGGCCGGGTGGAGACATCGTTGATGCTCCATCTGGAGCCAGCGCGGGTCCTCATCGACCGGGCGGAGCCCGGCAACGTCACCCCTCTGAACGAACTTCTCCCCACGCTGCGTCGTAGCGGTGTCGCAGCCGTCGCGCCCAACGGCGTGCTGGGCGATCCGCGTGGTGCCTCGGCGGCAGAGGGCGCCCGCCTGCTACAAGCCATGATCGACACCGTGTGGCGACACCTCGCTCGACAAGGAACGCCCCATGCCCCAACGTAG
- the mftD gene encoding pre-mycofactocin synthase MftD (MftD, an enzyme found in the mycofactocin biosynthesis locus, performs an oxidative deamination of 3-amino-5-[(p-hydroxyphenyl)methyl]-4,4-dimethyl-2-pyrrolidinone (AHDP). The resulting compound, now called pre-mycofactocin (PMFT), is a biologically active redox cofactor that can oxidize the non-exchangeable NADH of TIGR03971 family SDR-type oxidoreductases.) produces MAGGWFETVAHAQRRAQRRLPPSVYGALVAGSEKGVTLAENQDAFARIGFAPHVVGHKAERQLATTVMGIPVELPVLMSPTGVQAVHPDGEVAVARAAANRGTIMGLSSFASKPVEEVIEANPHTLFQMYWSGSRDVMMQRMERARAAGVRGLIATLDWSFSNGRDWGSPWIPEKLTAKVAARFAPQALRRPGWLFDYLKTRRLPDLTAPNLQPPGGEAPTFFGAYYEWMTTPPPTWEDVAWLREQWGGPFLLKGVARIDDAKRAADIGVTALSVSNHGGNNLDTTPATIRLLPGIAEAVGDQVEVLLDGGVRRGSDVAKALALGARAVMIGRAYLWGLAANGQAGVENVIDLLRGGLDSAVLGLGKGSIAELGAEDLVVPDGFFLRLGAAAHAEAMIG; encoded by the coding sequence ATGGCCGGCGGCTGGTTCGAGACCGTCGCCCACGCGCAGCGCCGTGCGCAGCGCCGCCTGCCTCCGTCCGTCTACGGCGCGCTCGTCGCCGGAAGCGAGAAGGGCGTGACACTGGCCGAGAACCAGGACGCCTTCGCCCGCATCGGATTCGCGCCGCACGTGGTGGGGCACAAGGCAGAGCGCCAGCTGGCTACTACCGTGATGGGGATTCCCGTCGAGCTGCCCGTGCTCATGTCGCCCACCGGTGTTCAAGCCGTGCATCCCGACGGCGAGGTGGCGGTCGCCCGGGCAGCGGCGAACCGCGGCACCATCATGGGTCTGAGCTCCTTCGCTTCGAAGCCGGTGGAAGAGGTCATCGAGGCGAACCCGCACACGCTGTTCCAGATGTACTGGTCGGGGTCGCGCGATGTGATGATGCAGCGCATGGAGCGCGCCCGCGCGGCCGGCGTGCGGGGGCTCATCGCCACCCTCGACTGGTCTTTCTCCAACGGACGCGACTGGGGCAGCCCGTGGATCCCGGAGAAACTCACCGCGAAGGTGGCCGCCCGCTTCGCCCCCCAGGCTCTGCGCCGGCCCGGATGGCTCTTCGACTACCTCAAGACCCGTAGGTTGCCCGACCTCACCGCGCCGAACCTGCAACCTCCCGGTGGGGAGGCTCCGACGTTCTTCGGGGCCTACTACGAGTGGATGACGACGCCGCCACCCACCTGGGAGGATGTCGCCTGGCTGCGCGAGCAGTGGGGCGGCCCCTTCCTGCTCAAAGGCGTCGCTCGCATCGACGACGCCAAGCGGGCAGCGGATATCGGGGTCACGGCCCTGTCCGTGTCCAACCACGGCGGGAACAACCTCGACACCACGCCGGCGACCATCAGGCTGCTGCCGGGCATCGCCGAGGCTGTCGGTGACCAGGTGGAGGTCCTGCTCGACGGCGGCGTCCGGCGGGGGAGCGACGTCGCGAAGGCGCTCGCCCTCGGCGCCCGGGCGGTCATGATCGGTCGGGCTTACCTGTGGGGCCTGGCCGCCAACGGCCAGGCCGGTGTCGAAAACGTCATCGACCTGCTTCGTGGTGGACTCGACTCCGCCGTGCTCGGCCTGGGCAAGGGCTCGATCGCCGAACTCGGCGCGGAGGATCTCGTCGTGCCGGACGGCTTCTTCCTGAGACTCGGCGCGGCCGCCCACGCCGAGGCCATGATCGGCTGA
- the mftC gene encoding mycofactocin radical SAM maturase (MftC is a radical SAM/SPASM enzyme that catalyzes the first two steps in biosynthesis of the electron carrier mycofactocin from the terminal Val-Tyr dipeptide of the precursor peptide MftA.), with protein sequence MTAQLIAGQQPVAGPGPKRLVDHFELGLDAPICLTWELTYACNLSCVHCLSASGRRDPRELTTGECKAIIDELERMQVFYVNIGGGEPTVRSDFWELLDYATSHHVGVKFSTNGVKITPDVAERLAANDYVDVQISLDGATAEVNDAVRGGQSYDMALRAMRNLSAAGMKNFKVSVVCTRQNIPQLDEFKALADRYGAQLRLTRLRPSGRAVDVWDELHPTQEQQRELYNWLVAHGENVLTGDSFFHLAAYGQALPGLNLCGAGRVVCLIDPIGDVYACPFAIHDEFLAGNVREPGGFQRVWRESDLFSRLREPQNGGACSSCDFFDSCKGGCMAAKFFTGLPLDGPDPECVRGFGEEALQQRDDTALPRPSGDHSHRTSPSSSRKRHGPVPITLTRRREDITVPPVSACQESPLAGFGLPREGR encoded by the coding sequence ATGACGGCTCAGCTGATTGCCGGACAACAGCCGGTCGCCGGCCCTGGGCCGAAGCGCCTGGTCGATCACTTCGAGCTCGGGCTGGACGCGCCGATCTGCCTGACCTGGGAGCTCACGTATGCGTGCAATCTCTCGTGTGTGCACTGCCTGTCTGCTTCCGGGCGCCGCGACCCCCGTGAGCTGACCACGGGAGAGTGCAAGGCGATCATCGACGAACTCGAGCGCATGCAGGTCTTCTACGTCAACATCGGCGGCGGTGAGCCCACGGTGCGAAGCGACTTCTGGGAGCTCCTCGACTACGCGACCTCACACCACGTCGGCGTCAAGTTCTCGACCAACGGCGTGAAGATCACCCCCGACGTCGCCGAACGCCTCGCCGCCAACGACTACGTCGACGTCCAGATCTCTCTCGACGGTGCCACCGCCGAGGTCAATGACGCGGTTCGTGGCGGCCAGTCCTACGACATGGCCCTGCGCGCGATGCGCAACCTCTCCGCCGCCGGGATGAAGAACTTCAAGGTCTCGGTCGTGTGCACCCGGCAGAACATCCCACAGCTCGACGAGTTCAAAGCCCTCGCGGATCGCTACGGCGCTCAGCTGCGGCTGACCCGGCTGCGTCCGTCGGGCCGTGCCGTCGACGTGTGGGACGAACTCCACCCGACGCAGGAGCAGCAGCGTGAGCTGTACAACTGGCTCGTGGCACACGGAGAGAACGTCCTCACCGGTGACTCCTTCTTCCACCTCGCCGCCTACGGTCAGGCTCTACCCGGTCTCAATCTGTGCGGCGCCGGTCGCGTCGTGTGCCTGATCGACCCGATCGGCGACGTCTACGCCTGTCCGTTCGCCATCCACGACGAGTTCCTCGCCGGCAACGTCCGCGAGCCCGGCGGCTTCCAGCGGGTGTGGCGTGAGTCCGATCTCTTCAGCCGCCTGCGTGAGCCGCAGAACGGTGGGGCGTGCTCCTCGTGTGACTTCTTCGACAGCTGCAAGGGCGGCTGTATGGCGGCCAAGTTCTTCACCGGGTTGCCTCTCGACGGACCCGATCCGGAGTGTGTGCGCGGATTCGGCGAAGAGGCGTTGCAACAGCGCGACGACACCGCCCTCCCAAGACCGTCGGGTGACCACTCGCACCGAACCTCCCCGTCATCCAGCCGCAAGCGCCACGGCCCGGTGCCGATCACCCTGACCCGGCGCCGGGAGGACATCACCGTCCCACCGGTCTCGGCGTGCCAGGAGAGCCCGTTAGCTGGCTTTGGACTCCCGCGAGAAGGCCGCTGA